A single Inediibacterium massiliense DNA region contains:
- a CDS encoding recombinase family protein — MVYGYARCSTDNIKQDITRQTRELKQLGVSEDNIYFEYESGTKTDRIELKRLMDKVTEGDTIVATEVSRITRSTKQLCEIIEFAKENKIKLILGNFVVDCTKELDAMTEGMLKMMGVFSELERNMISQRVKSGMNNARAKGKVIGRPQTTIEDIPANVLKAYELLKSGKINKSECARMCDISRPSLNKYIKIIGNN; from the coding sequence ATGGTTTACGGTTATGCAAGATGTTCTACTGATAATATTAAGCAAGATATAACAAGACAAACAAGAGAATTAAAGCAATTAGGGGTAAGTGAAGATAATATATACTTTGAATATGAAAGTGGTACTAAAACAGATAGAATAGAGTTAAAAAGGTTAATGGATAAAGTTACTGAAGGTGATACAATAGTTGCAACAGAAGTAAGCAGAATAACAAGAAGTACAAAACAGCTTTGTGAGATTATAGAATTTGCTAAGGAAAATAAAATTAAACTTATATTAGGTAATTTTGTAGTAGATTGTACAAAGGAACTAGATGCAATGACTGAAGGTATGCTTAAAATGATGGGTGTATTTAGTGAATTAGAACGTAATATGATAAGTCAAAGGGTTAAAAGTGGCATGAATAATGCTAGAGCTAAGGGGAAGGTAATAGGTAGACCACAAACAACTATTGAGGATATACCAGCAAATGTATTAAAAGCATATGAATTATTAAAAAGTGGAAAGATAAATAAATCTGAATGTGCTAGAATGTGTGATATAAGCAGACCGAGTTTAAATAAATACATTAAAATAATAGGAAATAATTAG
- a CDS encoding phage portal protein, producing the protein MLNMMFDTFNKLQTAKDYQYGKKMKYYNGEHDIVRDYNILKGSKRSNEIIISNYIQKFVDEESSYVASNPICFTSTTKDNLHIDTLYRYIKGFSKNCYLNLLRHVGIFGEAYKLLYYVPSSVAGEKYILKSKIYNPLNSFIIKNDFDEIEYFFYIYSKNFFDDSKYIDLYTKENIYTYVLLY; encoded by the coding sequence ATGTTAAACATGATGTTTGATACTTTTAATAAATTGCAGACAGCAAAAGATTATCAATATGGTAAAAAAATGAAATATTATAATGGTGAGCATGATATTGTTAGAGATTATAATATTTTGAAAGGTAGTAAGAGAAGTAATGAAATCATAATAAGTAATTATATTCAAAAATTCGTAGATGAAGAATCCTCATATGTAGCTAGTAATCCTATATGCTTTACAAGTACAACTAAAGACAATTTACATATAGATACTTTATATAGATATATTAAAGGATTTAGCAAGAATTGTTATCTTAATTTATTAAGACATGTTGGAATTTTTGGAGAAGCATATAAACTACTATATTATGTTCCTTCGAGTGTTGCAGGGGAAAAATATATTTTAAAATCTAAAATATACAATCCCTTAAACTCATTTATTATAAAGAATGATTTTGATGAGATTGAATATTTCTTCTATATATATAGTAAAAATTTCTTTGATGATAGTAAGTATATAGATTTGTATACAAAAGAGAATATATATACATATGTCCTGCTATACTAA